Proteins from a single region of Equus asinus isolate D_3611 breed Donkey chromosome 17, EquAss-T2T_v2, whole genome shotgun sequence:
- the LOC106822540 gene encoding olfactory receptor 1S1-like codes for MHQGNQTTISEFFLLGLSNQPEQQKLLFVLFLGMYLVTVVGNGLIILVISLDSYLHTPMYIFLANLSFADISSISTSVPKMLMNIQTKSQSISYESCITQMYFALMSVTIDNFLLGAMAYDRFVAICHPLNYMTIMQKKLCILLTVIPWVLSNIVALTHTLLLLRLVFCDSNTLPHFFCDLALLLKLSCSDTMINELVLFIVGLSVITFPFAIIFFSYICIVRAVLRISSTEGKWKAFSTCGSHLTVVLLFYGTIVGVYFFPSSTHHDDRDKIGAVLFTVVTPMVNPFIYSLRNKDMKGALRKLISRKSFLPLMP; via the coding sequence ATGCATCAAGGAAACCAAACCACCATCTCTGAATTCTTCCTCCTGGGACTCTCCAACCAACCTGAGCAGCAGAAGCTCCTCTTTGTGCTTTTCCTGGGTATGTACCTGGTCACTGTGGTTGGGAATGGGCTCATCATTCTAGTCATCAGCTTGGATTCTTaccttcacacccccatgtatATCTTCCTTGCCAATCTATCCTTTGCTGATATTTCTTCCATTTCCACCTCAGTTCCGAAAATGCTGATGAATATTCAGACCAAAAGTCAGTCCATCTCCTATGAGAGCTGCATCACACAGATGTACTTTGCTCTTATGTCTGTCACCATTGACAATTTCCTCTTGGGGGCCATGGCATATGACCGTTTTGTAGCTATCTGCCACCCTCTGAACTATATGACCATCATGCAAAAAAAGCTCTGCATTTTGCTCACAGTCATCCCATGGGTCCTCAGTAATATTGTTGCCCTGACACACACTCTTCTGCTCCTTCGACTGGTCTTCTGTGACAGCAATACTCTTCCACACTTCTTCTGTGACTTGGCCCTTCTTCTCAAACTGTCCTGCTCAGACACAATGATAAATGAGCTTGTGTTGTTCATTGTGGGTTTGTCAGTCATCACTTTCCCCTTTGCCATCATCTTCTTCTCCTACATCTGCATTGTCAGAGCTGTTCTGAGGATCTCATCCACAGAGGGAAAGTggaaagccttctccacctgtggctcTCACCTGACAGTTGTATTGCTCTTCTATGGGACCATTGTAGGAGTCTACTTTTTCCCTTCATCCACTCACCATGATGACAGAGATAAGATTGGTGCAGTACTATTCACTGTGGTGACACCCATGGTGAACCCCTTCATCTATAGCCTGAGGAACAAGGACATGAAAGGTGCCCTGAGAAAGCTCATCAGTAGGAAAAGCTTCCTCCCTTTGATGCCCTGA
- the LOC106822542 gene encoding olfactory receptor 10Q1: MFSRSPVLNLSGPTEFVFRVFTAVPEFQVLLFLLFLFLYLMILCGNTAIIWVLCAHSSLRTPMYFFLSNLSFLEICYTSVVVPLMLSNIFGAQKPIALAGCGTQMFFFVTLGSMDCFLLAVMAYDRYMAICHPLHYTLIMTQKLCIQMVASALGLAVFLSLQLTSLIFTLPFCGHYQEINHFLCDVPPVLWLACADIHVHQAVLYVVGILVLTVPFLLICVSYVFITCAILRIRSAEGRRRAFSTCSSHLTVVLLQYGCCSLVYLRPRSSTSEDEDRQIALVYTFVTPLLNPLIYTLRNKDIRGALRNVIFGKAASDTS, from the coding sequence ATGTTTTCTAGGAGCCCCGTCCTCAACCTATCTGGCCCCACTGAGTTTGTGTTCCGTGTGTTCACAGCTGTGCCTGAATTCCAGGTTCTCCTTTTCctactcttcctcttcctctacttgatgATCCTTTGTGGCAACACAGCCATCATCTGGGTGTTGTGTGCACACAGCTCCCTCCGCACCCCAATGTATTTCTTCCTGTCCAATCTGTCTTTCCTGGAAATCTGCTACACCTCTGTTGTGGTGCCTTTGATGCTTTCTAACATTTTTGGGGCCCAGAAGCCCATTGCGTTGGCTGGCTGTGGGACCCAAATGTTCTTTTTTGTCACCCTTGGCAGCATGGACTGTTTTCTTTTGGCAGTCATGGCGTATGATCGCTACATGGCCATCTGCCATCCACTACACTACACCCTCATCATGACCCAGAAGCTATGCATCCAGATGGTGGCCAGTGCCCTGGGCCTGGCTGTCTTCCTCTCCCTGCAGCTCACATCCTTAATCTTTACCCTGCCCTTCTGTGGGCACTATCAGGAAATCAACCACTTCCTCTGTGATGTGCCTCCGGTCCTGTGGCTGGCCTGCGCTGACATCCATGTGCACCAGGCCGTCCTCTATGTCGTGGGCATCCTGGTGCTGACTGTCCCCTTCCTACTTATCTGTGTCTCCTATGTGTTCATCACCTGTGCCATCCTGCGCATCCGCTCTGCAGAGGGCCGCCGCCGGGCCTTCTCTACCTGCTCCTCCCATCTCACTGTGGTCTTGCTGCAGTATGGCTGTTGCAGCCTGGTCTATCTGCGCCCTCGTTCCAGCACCTCAGAGGATGAGGACCGCCAAATCGCCCTGGTCTACACTTTTGTCACCCCCTTACTCAACCCTCTTATTTACACTCTGCGCAACAAAGATATCCGAGGTGCTCTGAGGAATGTCATCTTTGGTAAAGCAGCCTCTGACACTAGTTGA